TTTCCACAGCATAGCTGGGTCTACCACAGTCAAGTGCTGTTTGTTGAACTATAGCATAGCAGATATTGGGAAATTAGGAGTTAGGGGTGAAGAATCTCTGTACTAACTCAAATCTGACCGCTATATTTAGCTGAACACTACTTCTGAAACTCTCGTGGTGAATTCCGAAAAGGTGATTCACTAATTTCGACAGTGGATGTTAATTATATCTCAAATCTGTGCCGATGAAGACACTTCCCATTAGTAGATATAGATTTTTTCAAAAACTTCAACCGATATCTCTTTTAAAAAAAATTACTAGTAAGACTGTTAATGGTTGTTTACAAGTATTTAGCACATCTGGCTCTTGGTCAATCTATATAGAAGAAGGTAAGCTGATTTATGCCTGCTACTCTGAGAAAATGTTTGAGCCGCTTTACCGCAACTTGCAAAGCTTAAGTCAGCAAATTTCTACTCTTCCTCGCGGAATCGATGAGCAGTTACAGGCGATATTTGAAAATGGGATTGAGGATCAGGCTATACCGAACCCAGATTATCTGGCTATTTGTTGGTTAGTAAGTCAAAAATACATCAGCCCGGCACAAGCAGCAATGCTCATAGAGCAATTAGCGCTAGAAGTCTTGGAGACATTTTTGAGCTTAGAAGAGGGAAGTTATGAATTTCTCCCGGAAAGCTTTCTCGATGATATGCCAAAGTACTGTCATCTAAACATCCGTTTATTAGTCGAACAGTATCAAACGGGTAGCCGTGAGGAAACCTACAAACAGACATCGCCAGTTGTGCGGTTAAATCAGCCACAATCTGCAAAACCATCTCCTAGAGTCAGCGAAGGCAGTAAAACGGCATACTCTAACGCTGCATCAACTCACAATATTCATCCTATCTATAATAGCGGTCAGGGAACTACACCACCCACTCAGAAAAAGCTCTACACAATATTTTGTATTGATGACAGTCTTACGGTATTAAACACTATTAAAAATTATTTAGATGACCAAATTTTTTCTGTGATCACAATTACCGATTCTTTGAACGCTTTAATGCAAATTCTCCGCACCAAACCAGACATAATTTTATTAGATGTTGATATGCCTCATTTAGACGGGTATGAACTATGCTCTATGTTACGTAAGCACTCATCTTTGAAAAATACACCTGTAATTATGGTAACTGCTAAAACAGGGCTGATAGATAGAGCTAAAGCTAAACTAGTTAGAGCTTCCGGCTTTTTACCTAAGCCTTTTACACAAGGGGATTTATTGAAAATAATCTTTCAACATATGGTATAGCAATTCCCATTCAAGTGAGGTATAAGCAGTAATAATTAAACGCAGATGAACGTAGATAAACGCAGATAATTTTGTACTTTATTAGACTAGGAAATGCTATATAACTTTCTCGTTAATATAATTAATAAATATATTTTCTGCTGTATCAGTTATATGATTAGTTAGCATTTTTTTGCCCAATGTAAAACACATAACTGTAATATTCAGAGTATTTTCGATAAAGGTCAATCTCCAATTGCTCCATATTGATCACTTCCAGAGCTTCTGTATCATCTTGGTAATGCTTTCTTAAACCCTGTAATTTTTCTTCTAAAGGTTTATAGTAATGATTCCACCAAGCTGATTCTGGGAGTACAAAATAATCAATGATTTTGTAGCCACTATTTTGAATAATTTTTAGATTACCTTCAATATCCTGCATGGCTGGATAACCCGCATTCCAAAATTCTTTTAATTCTTTTGGTGCGTCAGGTTTCAGCCATGTAAGTTCTGAAGCTGCTAAGTAACCTTTCTGCTTGAGCAAGGGTTTCCACTGCTTCAATCCACTTTCAAACCCCATAATGTATATTGAACCTTCCGCCCAAATCACATCAAAAGTTGCATCAGGAAAATCAAGAGCAAACATATCAGCGTTGAGTACGGTGATTTTTTTTGATAATCCTTTATGCAATACTTTCTGTTTGAGTTCATTTACATAAAAAGGATGATTATCGATAGCAATAATTGTGCCATTAGTTAAGCTGGCTAAGTCTAAAGTTTGAAAGCCAGGACCACAACCAATATCTAGAATTTTGGGATGTGGTGGCAAATCAATCAACTTTAAAAAAGCATTTTTCGTAGATTCAGAATCACCAGGCGCTTCCCTCGGTATACCCTGATGAATTTGAAAAAATATATCTTGCTGTTGATTGTTCACGCGCTATTTCGTACTCTTTTGTAAAACATTACACTTTTAAGCTCACCTTTGTTATGCCCTCGCGCATCTCACGTTGTCGCCTTAACCAAGAATATTTAATTATTGTACTGAGTAAGGGCGCAAATTGAACCAAGAGCGATCGCACTAGGAAATTTTTTCGCAGTAGTTCGCCTTGTGCGGCTTCTTGTAACTGGAGTTGCTGGGCGCGGATAATTTCTGGCTGACGTTCTGCTTGAATTTCTGATAGTGCGACATCAATTTTTTGGTGTTCCGCGTCTGCTTGCAATATCGGGACTAGATGATTAGCAGCGACAATCACATCACGCAATGCGACATTGATACCTTGAGCGCGGACAGGAGACATGGGATGTGCAGCATCACCTAGAAGCAGTATCCCTGGTGCGTACCATTGTGGACAACAACCAACCACAACAGACAGCTTAATGGGAGATTCGATGCTGTCTGCATGATTGCGGAAATGTTCTGCTAACCATGAGGGTGATAGTGAGGCGAAAATTTCTGCCCAGTTTGCTTGCTTGTAGTCGGTTTTTTCGTTGGCGGAGATTACATAAGCTAAATGTAGTTTACCTGACTCTGCTCCATGAAAGATGCTAAAGATGCGATTGTTATTTACAATCGTCCGAAACACATTATCATCTGCAAACTGGGGACTAGCTGCCAACTTAAACCAGAGAATATCGATATTTTTGGGCTGACTTACTAATTTTAATCCAGCACGTTCCCGCAGAGTTGAGTTACGACCATCCGCCCCAATTACTAAATCAGCAGTCAGTTGTCGCTCATCACTGAGTATGACACCAGCAACACGTTCATGACTCGAAAATAAATCTTTGACAGAAACACCCTGGATAAATTCAAATCCATCATGGGTTTGAGCTTCGGAAATTAGTGCTTTGAGCAGTGGCGGTTGTGATACTAATGTACAGGGACGAGTTGACCCCATTGGTTCGTCTACGCGAAATAATTGTTTTCCCTCAATTATGAACTCCCACCCATCGAGTTTTCGAGTCGGAATATCATTTAACAGTGTAGATAGTCCCATTTGTGTGAGTGCATCTAACCCACTAGGCATTAATCCCTCACCGCGAAATATACGATTAAAGTCTTTTGCCGCTTCAATGAGGGTTACATTAATACCACGTTTTACTAGGAGTAAAGCTAGTGCTGCACCTGTGGGACCTGCACCGACAATGATAATTTGTGCCACTTCATACCTCCTAGCAACATTTAGCGATGACTATCAATCATGCTTTTTGGCAACATCAATATCATTCCCATCATATATCCACATTGGTGTGACACCTTGTGAATCCTGAAAACCAAGTTTTTCGTAGAAGGGAACAGCATGATCTATTGACAGTAATATTTGCTGATGGAAATTAATATAACGACTTTGTAGACGTTTCATAATTTCCCGTCCTATGCCTCTTTTTTGATATGCTGGCAATATTAATAAATGAGAGTAATAAACAACCAAAGCACCATCTGAAATGGCATTACCAAGACCAATCAGCAAATTCTGATGCCATGCTGAAATCACTGTGTGCGAGTTGGCAAGTGCTAACAAAAGTTTCTCAGGCTTCTGTGCTGATGACCATCCACATTCCGAATACAGATTAATTACCTGATTACGGGTAATTTCTGCTTTGTCCTGATACTCAATGTCTGCAAAAATCATTTCTATCCTGCTGTTAGATATGAATATCTATAATCAATTAATTTGCTTTTGTTGCGATACCTTTATATAGATATCCGGCAATCTTTGGTAAATTTTCACCAACAAATTCTTCTAAAGTTACAGTATCAAATTGTTGCTCAACTAATTGTCTAATATTACGATTTAAATGACAGCCATCTCCGATAATTTTCTGTATTGGTGTTAAGCGGTTTTGCCAAACTTGTATTTTAGGTGCATTACTCAATCCATGTTCTAAAAAAAAGAATTTTCCTCCCGGTTTCAATACTCGATATACTTCTTGCAGGGCTTGTTCAACTTTGGCAATACTGCATAAAGTGAAAGTGCTGACCACACTATCAAAGCTGTTATCTGCCATTGGTAATTTTTCACTGTTTAAAATGCGATTGTCTACTGTAATAGAGGATGATTGAATACGTTTTTGCGCTAATTGATTAACTCCGGGATTAGAGTCAATGGTAACGAGCTTTTCCAGTGATTTAGGATAGTAGGAAAGATTTAAACCTGTACCAAAACCAATTTCTAGCACTTCCCCTTTTACTTGTGCTAAAATTTGTTGCCTGTATTCGCCAATTTTGGAATCTGATAGCGACCAATCGAGGAGATAAGGAAATATTTTTTGTGAATAGAAACCCATTTTGTACTCCTATCAAAGGTAACTACATACACTGTCAATGATACTGGTGTTCTCGAAACGGCATTTGATAAAGTGTTGAAAACACTCCTGGTTGAGCCATTAATTCATTAAAACTTCCTTGCTCTACAACTTGACCGAACTGCATGACGATAATTTTATCAGTGTGTTGAATTGTGGAAAGACGATGGGCAATTATGAAGGTTGTTTTACCAGCCATTAACTGCTCTAACCCATCCATAACTAATGCTTCGGTTTCTGTATCCATAGCCGATGTGGGTTCATCCAAAATCAGGATCGGAGCATCTCGTAAAATGGCACGAGCGATGGTTAAACGCTGTTTCTGTCCTTCGGACAAGGTAGATCCCTGTTCACCAATCAGGGTTTCATATCCGTCTGGAAGTTGGCAAATGAAATCATGGATATGAGCCACTTTTGCAGATGCAATCACTTCATCCAGGGTGGAATGCGATCGCCCATAAGCAATATTTTCTCGGATAGTTGTCGGAAAAACTAGGGGAGGTTGCAACACCATTGATATCTGATCTCGCAAAGACTTGATGGTGAATTCGCGAATATCTCTACCATTAATTGTAATCTGCCCTTGTTGAGAATCATAGAACCTTGCCAGCAGGTTGACTAAAGTAGATTTCCCGGTTCCAGTAGATCCGACAATGGCAATTTTTTCACCAGGCTCTACCACCAAGTTAATGTTTTTCAGGACAGGAAACTCAGGCAAATATTCAAACGATACATTTTCCCAAGCAATGATTCCTCTGGCTGCTTCCGCAGTGAGAACTCTTGTACCGTCCGGCAAATCCGATTCCCGATTCAGTAAGTCAAATACACGCTGCACCCCTACCATTGCGCCTTCAACCAGTCCCCAGGTATGGCTTAACTGGTGAATTGATGCCAGTAGATATGCTAGATAGGAGATAAACACAATTAATCCCCCAATA
The Nodularia sp. LEGE 06071 genome window above contains:
- a CDS encoding response regulator produces the protein MKTLPISRYRFFQKLQPISLLKKITSKTVNGCLQVFSTSGSWSIYIEEGKLIYACYSEKMFEPLYRNLQSLSQQISTLPRGIDEQLQAIFENGIEDQAIPNPDYLAICWLVSQKYISPAQAAMLIEQLALEVLETFLSLEEGSYEFLPESFLDDMPKYCHLNIRLLVEQYQTGSREETYKQTSPVVRLNQPQSAKPSPRVSEGSKTAYSNAASTHNIHPIYNSGQGTTPPTQKKLYTIFCIDDSLTVLNTIKNYLDDQIFSVITITDSLNALMQILRTKPDIILLDVDMPHLDGYELCSMLRKHSSLKNTPVIMVTAKTGLIDRAKAKLVRASGFLPKPFTQGDLLKIIFQHMV
- a CDS encoding class I SAM-dependent methyltransferase, with the translated sequence MGFYSQKIFPYLLDWSLSDSKIGEYRQQILAQVKGEVLEIGFGTGLNLSYYPKSLEKLVTIDSNPGVNQLAQKRIQSSSITVDNRILNSEKLPMADNSFDSVVSTFTLCSIAKVEQALQEVYRVLKPGGKFFFLEHGLSNAPKIQVWQNRLTPIQKIIGDGCHLNRNIRQLVEQQFDTVTLEEFVGENLPKIAGYLYKGIATKAN
- a CDS encoding ABC transporter ATP-binding protein; this translates as MNSLLRRTFSYLFPYRWQFVISLCQVFLISGFELLKPWPFKIVLDFVLEDKPLPWGMVAGLSGVLLLAACCLATVLIYAVSAILSLWNSYTTISFGQKMVNDLRGELYKHLQRLSLKFHNHWPVGDLVYRITADTFAIQTLCTNGLLPIVSTLVLIVAMFVILLRLDVLLTLIALGICPVLFFLLSFLNHKISSAALRSRQAESAIYSLVQQGMSSIRAIQAFTKEEDEYQKFIRASQGSLNANLRFYLIQSFYGGITNVVIGVWGAVLLWIAAHHVMAGTLTIGGLIVFISYLAYLLASIHQLSHTWGLVEGAMVGVQRVFDLLNRESDLPDGTRVLTAEAARGIIAWENVSFEYLPEFPVLKNINLVVEPGEKIAIVGSTGTGKSTLVNLLARFYDSQQGQITINGRDIREFTIKSLRDQISMVLQPPLVFPTTIRENIAYGRSHSTLDEVIASAKVAHIHDFICQLPDGYETLIGEQGSTLSEGQKQRLTIARAILRDAPILILDEPTSAMDTETEALVMDGLEQLMAGKTTFIIAHRLSTIQHTDKIIVMQFGQVVEQGSFNELMAQPGVFSTLYQMPFREHQYH
- a CDS encoding GNAT family N-acetyltransferase, which produces MIFADIEYQDKAEITRNQVINLYSECGWSSAQKPEKLLLALANSHTVISAWHQNLLIGLGNAISDGALVVYYSHLLILPAYQKRGIGREIMKRLQSRYINFHQQILLSIDHAVPFYEKLGFQDSQGVTPMWIYDGNDIDVAKKHD
- a CDS encoding FAD-dependent monooxygenase, which codes for MAQIIIVGAGPTGAALALLLVKRGINVTLIEAAKDFNRIFRGEGLMPSGLDALTQMGLSTLLNDIPTRKLDGWEFIIEGKQLFRVDEPMGSTRPCTLVSQPPLLKALISEAQTHDGFEFIQGVSVKDLFSSHERVAGVILSDERQLTADLVIGADGRNSTLRERAGLKLVSQPKNIDILWFKLAASPQFADDNVFRTIVNNNRIFSIFHGAESGKLHLAYVISANEKTDYKQANWAEIFASLSPSWLAEHFRNHADSIESPIKLSVVVGCCPQWYAPGILLLGDAAHPMSPVRAQGINVALRDVIVAANHLVPILQADAEHQKIDVALSEIQAERQPEIIRAQQLQLQEAAQGELLRKNFLVRSLLVQFAPLLSTIIKYSWLRRQREMREGITKVSLKV
- a CDS encoding methyltransferase domain-containing protein, producing MNNQQQDIFFQIHQGIPREAPGDSESTKNAFLKLIDLPPHPKILDIGCGPGFQTLDLASLTNGTIIAIDNHPFYVNELKQKVLHKGLSKKITVLNADMFALDFPDATFDVIWAEGSIYIMGFESGLKQWKPLLKQKGYLAASELTWLKPDAPKELKEFWNAGYPAMQDIEGNLKIIQNSGYKIIDYFVLPESAWWNHYYKPLEEKLQGLRKHYQDDTEALEVINMEQLEIDLYRKYSEYYSYVFYIGQKNAN